Proteins encoded by one window of Dioscorea cayenensis subsp. rotundata cultivar TDr96_F1 chromosome 20, TDr96_F1_v2_PseudoChromosome.rev07_lg8_w22 25.fasta, whole genome shotgun sequence:
- the LOC120251782 gene encoding protein trichome birefringence-like 26, with protein MADEVMVGDHQPLLAKDGRSSISLIFFKLICIIFLAGAICYLFDSNFNAWAVEAEQFSLSLEKQDALNIRPPTKESTVQEQQLKKEECDLWVGEWIPSPAEPAYTNETCNLIPPYLNCLNNGRPDTGYLHWRWKPNACDLPPFDPLKFLNAMRDKSFAFIGDSICHGLVFSLICQLSKVEKPHDIYHDSAYNSRTWYYPSYNLTIYVIWAPYLIHYETTDNHGDASEIHLHLHLDILDSKWTNEYNNYDYVVISIGPHFYKSSIIYENNQVIGCHYCPHLELKKIAIDEIYRKALQLSLKSIATSKHKPFVILKTWSPDHSERGELPNEIVCNRTRPFKEWEINIGDHGFIMRRVEVEEFEKAAAIGASNGVRMKLLDTYHLSLLRPDGHPGPYRTYHPFDGDKKIKIDCMHWCLPGPVDTWNELLLQMVISGDADDSGSSLL; from the exons ATGGCAGATGAGGTCATGGTAGGAGACCATCAACCATTGCTTGCAAAAGATGGGAGGAGTAGCATAAGCttgatattttttaagttgATCTGTATTATCTTCTTGGCGGGTGCAATTTGCTACCTCTTCGACAGCAACTTTAATGCATGGGCAGTGGAGGCTGAACAAT TCTCCTTGTCACTCGAGAAACAAGATGCATTAAATATAAGGCCTCCAACAAAGGAATCAACTGTTCAAGAGCAGCAGTTGAAGAAAG AAGAATGTGATCTTTGGGTTGGAGAATGGATACCAAGCCCTGCAGAACCAGCATACACAAATGAAACCTGCAATCTAATACCACCATATCTAAACTGTCTGAATAATGGGAGGCCTGATACAGGTTACCTTCACTGGAGATGGAAACCGAATGCCTGCGACTTGCCTCCCTTTGATCCACTAAAATTTCTGAATGCAATGCGCGATAAATCATTTGCATTCATTGGCGATTCAATTTGCCATGGCCTTGTGTTTTCCTTGATATGCCAACTATCAAAG GTGGAGAAGCCTCATGATATCTATCATGACTCCGCATACAACAGTAGGACATGGTACTATCCTTCTTACAACCTCACCATTTATGTGATCTGGGCTCCATATTTGATTCATTATGAAACTACTGATAACCATGGAGATGCATCTGAAATACACTTACACCTTCATCTTGACATCTTGGATAGCAAGTGGACCAATGAGTACAACAACTATGACTATGTGGTGATCTCCATTGGCCCACATTTCTACAAATCAAGCATCATATATGAGAACAACCAAGTCATTGGTTGCCATTACTGTCCTCATCTGGAACTAAAAAAGATTGCAATTGATGAGATTTACAGGAAGGCACTCCAGTTGAGTCTCAAGTCCATTGCCACATCTAAGCACAAGCCCTTTGTTATCCTTAAGACATGGTCACCGGATCACTCTGAGCGTGGAGAGTTGCCCAATGAAATAGTTTGCAATAGGACTAGGCCATTCAAAGAATGGGAAATCAATATTGGTGATCATGGCTTTATTATGAGGAGAGTTGAGGTTGAGGAGTTTGAGAAGGCTGCAGCGATTGGAGCAAGTAATGGAGTGAGAATGAAGCTACTTGATACTTACCATCTTTCACTCTTAAGACCTGATGGGCATCCTGGTCCTTATCGTACTTATCATCCATTTGATGGtgataagaaaatcaaaattgatTGCATGCATTGGTGCTTGCCTGGTCCTGTTGATACTTGGAATGAACTGTTACTACAGATGGTAATAAGTGGAGATGCTGATGACTCTGGTTCTTCCTTGCTTTAG